The genomic interval CGATAACTCCGGATTGGGCGCCTAGCGAGAACGACGAGCTATTCGGGAGGTACCACTCGCACTGGCGGTACTCGTTGCCTGCGCCCCGACGGTTAACGGTTGTCCTTGGCTCGCCAAAAATATTTATCAAGGCGGTCACGTAGGACTCGTAGGCCGCCCATGTCGTCGGCGCGGTCAGTTCATCCTTGAAACCTTTGATGACCCTCGTCGCCAGCGGGAACTCCACTCCGTTGAACTCGGAATCGTCCCGGTCTGTCATATAGCCGCCATGCTTCTCCCCGGGAGGCGTCAGCACGGTAGTGAACAGCATTCCGTCTTCTGAGTATGGGATCCATCCGAGCTGGTCTCGGACGGCGAAGGCGGTCTCCCAGGACACGGGCCACTCCAGGTCGGTCCAGGCGGTGACCCACTCGACCGCGGTCTCAACGGGCAGGGTCTCCATCTTCATATCAGATTCTCTCCTTACGCAGCCGGCACTCATGTCGGCTCACTCGAACTGTTCCTCCCAGTTGGGGCCGTACTTCTCCTCCAGGCGCTGATACTCTAGGTCCACCCACGTATCCTCAGGCGAGTTGATCGAGACCTCGATAATGCCGGATTGGGCACCCAACGAGAACGACGAGCCATTCGAAAGGTACCACTTGCACTGGCGGTACTCGTTGCTTGCGCCCCGACGGTTAACGGTTGTCCTTGGCTCGCCAAAAATATTTATCAAGGCGGTCACGTAGGACTCGTAGGCCGCCCATGTCGTCGGCGCTGTTGTCTTGTCCTTCAGGTCTCGGGTCACGAGTGTTGCCAGCAGAAACACGACACCGTCGAACTCGTGGTCGTCCCGGGCTCCTATCACCCCCTCACCCTCCTTCCCGGGCAGCGTCAGCACCGTCCTGAAAAACCGGCCGTCCTGCGACTCCGCGATCCACCCGAGCCTATCCCTGATAGCGAAAGCGGTCTCCCAGGACACGGGCCACGTGAGGTTGGTCCAGGCGGTGACCCACTCGACCGCCGTCTCGACGGGCAGAGTCTCCATCTTCATGTCAGCTCCAGTCGTTCGGTGGGTGGGGGCAGGTCAGTTAATGAGCTCCTCCCAGTCCGGGCCGTACTTCTCCTCCAGTCGCTGAGACTCCAGGTCCGCATAGGTCGATTCTGGGGAATTGATGTATACGGAGATGATGCCCGACATTGCCGTTAGGCTGAATGATGAACCGTTTTCCAAATACCATGTGGATTGGCGGTGTTCGTTGTCGGCGCCGACATTCCTTCGATCGTGTCGAGGGGCGCCGAATGTCTTCGTCAAGGCGGTCACGTAGGACTTGTAGGCCGCCCATGTCGTTGGCGCGGTCAGTTTATCCTTCATTCCCCGGACGATCCGCGTCGCCAGCGGGAACGTCACTCCGTTGAACTCGGAATCGTCCCGGTCTGTCATATAGCCGCCATGCTTCTCCCCGGGAGGTGTCAGCACGGTGGTGAACAGCATTCCGTCTTCTGAGTATGGGGTCCACCCGAGCTGGTCTCGTATGGCGAATGCGGTGTCCCAGGACACGGGCCAGGTGAGGTTGGTCCACGCGGTGATCCACTCGACCGCGGTCTCAACGGGCAGAGTCTCCATCTTCATAAGCGGTTCTCCTCACGCAGGCAGCACTCATGCCGGCTCACTCGAACTGTTCCTCCCAGTTGGGGCCGTACTTCTCCTCCAGGCGCTGGGACTCTAGGTCCGCCCACGTATCCTCAGGCGAGAGGATTGAGACCTCGATAATGCCGGATTGGGCTCCCAGCGAGAACGATGAATCATTCGGGAGGTACCATGTCGACTCGCGATCCTCTTTATTGCTACCAGAATGCCGACGAACTTCTCGTGGTTCGCCAAATATCTTCGTCAAGGCGGTCACGTAGGACTCGTAGGCCGCCCATGTCGTCGGCGCCGTAGTCTCGTCCTTCATGCCTCGGATCACGGGCGTCGCCAGCAGAAACACGACACCATCGAACTCGTGGTCGTCCCGAGCTCCTATCACGCCCTCACCCTCCTTTCCTGGGGGTGTCAGCACCGTCCTGAAGTACCGGCCGTCCTGCGACTCCGCGATCCACCCGAGCCGGTCTCGGATGGCGAAGGTGGTCTCCCAGGACACGGGCCACTCCAGGTCGGTCCACGCGGTCACCCACTCGACCGCGGTCTCAACGGGCAGAGTCTCCATCTTCATAAGCGGTTCTCCTCACGCAGGCAGCACTCATGCCGGCTCACTCGAACTGCTCCTCCCAGTCCGGGCCGTACTTCTCCTCCAGACGCTGGGACTCCAGGTCCGCCCACGTATCCTCAGGCGAGAGGATTGAGACCTCGATAATGCCGGATTGTGCGCCCAGCGAGAACGACGAGCCATTCGGGAGGTACCACGTCGACTCGCGATCCTCTTTATTGCTACCAGAATGCCGACGAACTTCTCGTGGTTCGCCAAATATCTTCGTCAAGGCGGTCACGTAGGACTCGTAGGCCGCCCATGTCGTCGGCGCCGTCGTCTCGTCCTTCATGCCTCGGATCACGGGCGTCGCCAGCAGAAACACGACACCATCGAACTCGTGGTCGTCCCGGGCTCCTATCACCCCCTCACCCTCCTTTCCTGGGGGTGTCAGCACCGTCCTGAAAAACCGGCCGTCCTCCGACTCCGCGATCCACCCGAGCCGGTCTCGGATAGCGAAAGCGGTCTGCCAGGACACGGGCCACTCCAGGTCGGTCCACGCGGTGATCCACTCGACCGCGGTCTCAACGGGCAGAGTCTCCATCTTCATAAGCGGTTCTCCTTCAGGCTGTGGTACAGGTGTGTGCGGGGGGGATGGTGCCCTGGGGTCAGGGCGGTCCTAGGGCGGCGATCTTGTCCTCGATGGCGGCGATGATCTGGGGATACGAGGCCAGGTCAACGTCGATGGGGTGGGAGTGGAGGACGGTGAACGGGTTGGGGGTGGAGATGACCTCGCTGGTCACGGCGATCCTGCCGCTGCGCACACCGTGCCAGATGCCGGGGTTGTCGCGGAAGAGTTCGATGACACGCGGGTCGGTCAACAGGTGGTCGCGCACGTAGGCGGGAGTGCCCTGGAGCGCGTCGCCTTCGAAGGTCGTGGGCACGGAACCCGTGTTCAGGCGGCTGGTGCCGCCCTTGAGCTCAGGGACGTGGATGCTCGTGCCGTCCGAGGACACCGCCAGCATGTCCACCCGCCGCGGTCCGGTGGGTTTTCCGGCCAGGCCCTGGGGGCGGAAGGCGTCGGGGATCTCGTAGCCGCGGCGGGTCAGGTCCTGCACACCCCCGACCTCACCGGCGACCTCAGCCGCCCGCGTCACCCGAGGACGGGCCTGATGGACGGTACGAGCGGCCTGACGCAACCGGTCCAGGTCGTAGCTCCTGTACCCGGCGTCATGCAGGTTGCGCAGTGTGTTTTTGTAGTTCCTCTGGTTGAAGTCTCTCATGGTGGTGCCCTCGGGCAGGAGGGAGCGCAGGCGGTCCACGGCGTCGTTGCGCGCTGCGGTGAGCACGCTGCGCTGCTCGAAGAGGCTGCTCAGCTCAACCAGGTCGTCGACGTTGCGGCGCAGGGCGACGGTGGCTTCCAGCGAGCGCGCGGCGCTGCGGGCGCCCAGGCCGAGGGCCGAGCCGGGAATGAAGGTGGTGGCGAAGTCGAGCACGTCCCACAGGAGCTGGCCGAGGGTGACGGTGCGCAGGTAGTCGATGGTCGCCTGGCGCGGGTCGCGCATGAAGTCGGCCACCCCGTGACCGTGCTCAGCCGCCCACGCGAACACCCCGAAGGCGCCCAGCGCCAGCGCCCCGGAGGCCCCCAGGCTCATCAGGGCGACAACCCCCAGGGCCGTGAGCAGGATCTGGCCGCCCAGTCCCAGCGAGTCCCACCAGGACGCCAGCGAGTCCAGCAGGCCCGCGAAGAACAGTGCGTCATCCGCGTCGATGACGTCCGGGCCGATGACCCGGCCGAGCGCCCCGCCCACGCCCAGGCACACCAGCGCCACCACCACCGCTATCGCCAGGGCGGCCAGCGCCCACCGACGGCGCGCAGCCGGCTCCGCCCCCGGCACCGTCACGCCCATGGCCTGACGACGCACCTCCATCACCAGCCGCCCCGTACGCCGCCCCGCACGCATACGCGCCCGGCGTGTCAGGCCCGGCTGCGCGTACCCGGCCGCGGTCACGGTCAGGTCCGCCCAGGTGAGCACCCCCAGCGCCACCACCGCGCGCACCGGCGCCCGCCACGGGGCGGCGAGCCCGCTCAGCTCGGGCACCACCCCCACACCCTCCCCCAGGGTTCCCAACGGGCCTGCCAGCAGGCGGCGGTGCGCGTCCACCACCAGGCACGCCCCCAGCGCCACCACCGCCAGGACCACCTGCCCGCGCCCCATACCGCCCGCCAGCCACACGAGCTTGACCACCCCCAGCAGCAGCCCCTCCTTCTGCGTCCACCCCGCTGAGGCCACCGTCGCGTTGTAGGCCGCGTGATCCATCACCGCCCAGGCCAGCGCCGCCGCCGGGCCGCCCACCGCCACCAGCCGCCACCACGGCGTCACCGCACCCGCACCCCGGTGCCCGGCGTGACGCCACGCCCACATCCCCAGCCCGACCGTCGAGGCCACCAGCATCGTCGACACCTGGTGGCCCACCACCATCACCTGCCCCCACTCACCCGTCCACGGCACGGTGACGCCGGTCTGGAAGGACCCCGAGGTCAATGGGTTGAGCGAGTAGCTCGTCCCCGTCCCCAGCAGCTCGGCCAGCAGCGACAGCCACGGCGAGATCGCCGTCATGCTGATGCGCCGGGCGAAGTCCTCCGCCACCGTGAAACCGGCCCCCGCCGCATACCCCAGCAGCATCCAGTCGCTGGCCGCCAGACGTCGCATACGTCCCGGCGCCACCAGCGCCGGCACGAGCAGGATGAGCAGCTTGCCCGGCTCCTCGATGAACGCCGCCAGGGCGATGGGCGCCCCGTCGTCGGACGTCGTCAGCCCCACGAGCCGGCCCACACCCGCCGTGAACAACGCGACGAGCAGTGCCCACACCGTGCTCACGCTCAGCAGCACCGTCAAGGACCGCAGCCTGACCGTACGCGTACGCGCCACCAGCACCAGCACACCCAGCCCCGCCAACAGGCTCACCGCCGGCACCAGCGCCTCGGCAAGCCCCTCGATGACCAGCAGCGCCACCCCCAGCAGCACCACGGACGCCACCTGACTGACCTGCGCCACCCGAGCCAGCACCCGCACCACGCGTGGGCGGCGCCCCAACCAACCGCTCAGCCGGTCCCGTGCCCGCTCCCAGCCCTCCGGCGGCACCCGCACGAGAGCCCCCGCCGACGCCTCCTCCGCTGCGGACCATGACGCCCCACGGCCGCCAGGTGCCACCGGAAGCGTCGGACCAGACAACCAGCCAGCGGACATCAGCACTCCTCAGTCACAGTGACAAGCCTCACGGGTCAGGGCGCCCGCCACACGACCGTAACCAGACGCCCGCGCGCTCGGCAACCACTGGTACCCGGGCAGTCACCACCTGGTCCCCATGGTGCCCATGACCTCCCCGGGGACCGCGGTCACCGGTGCATGGTCTCCCGCACGGGACTCGTCGCGTCGGTCCGGCTACGCGTACCTGCTGCTTCCCCGGCGGGCGCGCCGAGCCGTATCGACGGCGCCGGGCAGCACCGCAAGAAACCGGTCAATGTCCTCCACGGTCGTCGTGCGCCCCATCGACAGGCGCAGAGGTGCGCGCGCCGCCTCCTCGCCCAGCCCCATCGCCAGCACCACCTCGCTGGGCTGGAACACCCCCGCATGGCAGGCCGAGCCCGCTGAGGCCTCCACCCCCGCCAAATCCAGCGCCATGAGCAGGGCCTCGGCGTCGGTGTCCTCCACCCACAGGTGGGCCGTGCCCGGCAGGTGGGCGGCGTCGTCGGGAAGCGTCGCGTGCACGCCCTCCAGCACCGTTGCCCCCGCCAGCAGCCGCGAGCGCAGGGCCTCCAACCGCACCGCCTCCTCCTGCCGCTCGGCCACGGCCAGCTCGACGGCCAGCGCCAGGGCGCGCGCCCCGACGACGTCCTGCGTGCCCGAGCGGGTCCCGCGCTCCTGCAGACCCCCGCCGGTCGGTGCCACGAGCGTCACCTCACGGCGCAGCACGAGCGCACCGGTGCCCACCGGCGCGCCCAGCTTGTGGCCGCTCAGGCTCACGGCGTCCAGCCCCCAGTTGTGGACATCCACGGCCACCCGCCCGACGGCGGCGACCGCGTCCGCGTGCACCGCCACCCAGCCGGGCTCACCGGGACGGGCGGTGCCTGTGTGCGCGCGGACCGCGGCGACCAGCCCGGCGAGGTCCTCGACGGCACCCGTCTCGTTGTTCGCCGCCATGACGCTCACGAGGGCCGTCGTTCCCGGCTCGACCGCTGCGGACAGCGCCTCGGCACTTACCCGGCCCGCGGCGTCGACGCCCAGGACCGTCAGTCGCGCCCCGAGCATCTCCTCGGCGCGTCGGGCGGTGTCGAGCACCGCCGGGTGCTCGACGGCGGAGACGACGAGCCCCGGGTGCTCCGTGCCGGCGCGCCGTGCCGCGAGCGCCCTGCCGGCCACGACGAGCGCGTCCGCCTCCGTCCCGCCGGAGGTGAACAGGACCTCGTGGGTGTCCACGCCCAGGGCGCGGGCGAGGCGGGCGCGGGCCTCGCTGAGCAGGGCGCCGGCACGACGCCCGGCGGCGTGCTGGGAGGAGGGGTTGCCCGCCTCCGGAAGGACGGCGAGGTCGCGGGCCAGCTGGTCGGCGACAGCGGGGTGGAGCGGGGTCGTGGCCGCATGGTCCAGGTACGTCACGGGCAGAGCCTGTCACGAACCGGGGCAATAAGCCGGGATCGTGACACATAGGCTGTTCGTTATGACCGCCGCACTCCTCGACCGTGACGCCGCCAGGCGCGCTCGCCCCGGACTGCTCCAGGCGCTCGCCGAGGACCCCTCCACCCGGCTCGTCGTCGTCGACGCCCGCGGACGCGTGAGCCTCGACGCCCCCGGCCAGGGCGCGGACCTACCCCAGGACGGGCTGACACCGACCCACGGCCGGTCCGCCGGGCAGGTGCTCGAGCTCGCCCCCGTCACCGCCGCAGACCTCGACCTCACCGGCCTGGAGACCTACTACCTGGGGCGGCAAGAGTCGGACGCCACCTCCTGGCTCGCCGTCGTCGTCCCCGACGAGACCACGGAGCCCCCGGACGCCGAGGGCGCCGCCCACCCCCACGTGGACCTCGACTCGCTGCTCGCCCGCTTCCCCCTGTCCGCCCTGCGCGCGGTGGGCGCCGATCTCAGTGCCTGCGCCCTCAGCCTCACCACGCCCGCGGTCGCCCTGGCCGCATGGCACGCCTCGCACCACTACTGCCCCGCCTGCGGGGCGCGCACCGTGCAGGCCGAGGCCGGCTGGGCGCAGCGCTGCACGGGCTGCGGGCGTATGTCCTTTCCCCGCACGGACCCGGCCGTCATCATGTCCGTGACCGACGAGCAGGACAGGATCATCCTCGTCCACGGCTCAACCTGGGAGGCGGGGCGCTACTCGACCATCGCCGGCTTCATTGAGGCGGGGGAGTCCGCCGAGGCGGCCGTGGTGCGTGAGGTCGCCGAGGAGACGGGGCTCAGGGTCTCTCGTGTGGAGCAGGTCGCCACCCAGCCGTGGCCCTTCCCGCGTTCGCTCATGCTGGGCTACCGGGCCTGGCTCGAGCCCGGACAGAGCGCGGCGCGCCCCGACGGCACGGAGGTCACCGACGTCCGCGTGCTCTCACGCGCCGAGCTGGCTGCGGCGGTGGACAGCGGCCGACTTGTCCTGCCGGGGGCGGCCTCGATCGCCCGTCGGCTCATCGAGGACTGGTTCGGCGGCCCCCTTGGGCGGTGAGTGGGTCGTGCGTCCCGACGGCGACCGCCCCGGTTCCGGCTGCTGTCCGACGGCGGCCACCCCGGCTGTGAATTCGTGTCACAGGCCCGTGGCAGGCTGGTGCCGATGAAGACCTCCTCCGCACCCACCCTGCGCAGCCCCCAGGAACTGCTGGCCGCCCTCGACCCGGACCAGCGGGAGGTCGCTGAGCACCTTGAGGGCCCCATGTGCGTGCTCGCCGGTGCGGGCACGGGCAAGACCCGGGCCATCACCTACCGCATCGCCCACGGCGTCGCCACGGGCGCCTACGAACCCACCCAGGTCCTGGCCGTCACCTTCACCGCGCGCGCCGCCGGGGAGATGCGCTCGCGCCTGCGCGACCTCGGAGTGAGCGGGGCGCAGGCCCGCACCTTCCACTCCGCGGCCCTGCGCCAACTCGACTACTTCTACCCGGTGGCCGTCGGCGGCCGGCGCCCGGAACTCGTCGAGCACAAGGCCGGCCTCGTCGCCACCGCCGCCCGGCGTGTGGGCCTGCCCTCAGACCGCGCGCTCGTGCGCGACCTGTCCGCCGAGGTCGAGTGGGCCAAGGTCCAGATGCTCCGGCCGGAGGACTACTCCGAGCGTGTGCGCCGGCTGCGCCGCGAGACTCCCGGCGGGCTCGCGGCGGAAGAGGTCGCCCGCCTCTACGAGGCCTACGAGTCGGCCAAGACCGAGCGCGACGTCATGGACTTCGAGGACGTCCTGCTGTCCATGGTCGGGATCCTGCGCTCGCGCTCGGACATCGCCGCCCAGGTGCGCGGGCAGTACAAGCATTTCGTCGTCGACGAGTACCAGGACGTCTCGCCGCTGCAGCACCGTCTGCTGCAGCTGTGGCTGGGTCCGCAGCGGCGCCAGCTGTGCGTCGTCGGGGACGTGTCCCAGACGATCTACTCCTTCACCGGCGCCAGCCCCGCCTACCTCACGGGCTTCACTCAGGAGTTCTCCGGCGCGCGCACGGTGCGTCTGAGCCGCGACTACCGCTCGACCCCGCAGGTCGTGTCCCTGGCGAACACGGTCCTGGCGGGCAGGGGCGGGCGGAGCCTGCCATCCGGGGCGGTCGAGCTCGTCGCCCAACGGCCCAGCGGCCCCGCCGTGCGCTTCGACACCTACGACGACGACGAGGCCGAGGCCGCCGGTGTTGTCGCCCACGTCCAGCGCCTGGCTGCGGCCGGGGTCCCGTTGAGCGAGATCGCCGTCCTGTACCGCACAACGGCACAGTCGGAGGTGCTGGAGCAGGCGCTGGCCCAGGCGGGCATCGGCGTGCTTGTGCGCGGGGGCACGCGCTTCTTCCAGCGGCCGGAGGTCAGGCGCGCGATGGTCCTGCTGCGCGGGGCCGCCCGCACCGAGACCGCGAACCTGAGCGGGGACCTGAGCGTGGACGTGCGCGCGGTGCTGGCACGCGAAGGATGGTCCGAGGCACCGCCGGCCCAGCGTGGTGCCGTGCGCGAGCGCTGGGACTCCCTCAACGCCATCGTCGAGCTGGGCGATCAGCTCGCCCAGGTGCGCGGAGCCGGCCTGGCCGAGCTCGCCCGGGAGCTGGAGGAGCGGGCCGAGGCCCAGAACGCCCCCACCTACGACGGCGTCACCCTGTCCACCATCCACGCGGCCAAGGGCTTGGAGTGGGACGCCGTCCTCATCATCGGCACCAGTGACGGGCTGCTGCCCATCAGCCTCGCTGAGGGCCCCGAGGCGATCGAGGAGGAGAAGCGACTGCTGTACGTGGCCGTGACCCGGGCCCGTGAGCACCTGGTCCTGTCCTATGCGCGCGCCCGTCACGCCGGCGGCCGGGCCTCGCGCCGACCCACCCGCTTCCTGGCCTCGTCCTGGCCCTCTCCCGAGGAGGCCAAGGACACGCGCCGCAGGCAGTCCTCCTCATCGAAGGCCTCGCGCCGCCAGGCGATGGAGGAGTTCCTTGAGGACAATGACGCGGGCACGGTCGCGCTCTTCGAGGCTCTGCGGCAGTGGCGGGCCGGTGTCGCCAAAGAGCGCAGCCACCCGGCCTACACCGTCTTCCCGGACGTCACCTTGCAGTCGATCGCCATCATCAAGCCGACGACGCTGCCCCAGCTGTCCGCGGTGCACGGGGTCGGGGCCGTCAAGCTCAAGGAGTACGGCGCGGACATCCTCAGGCTCGTGTCCGCCCACGGGGCGGCCGGCTCAGGGGCTTGAGTTGGTCAGGAGCTTGAGCTGCTCGGGGGCTTGAGCTGCTCAGACACGCAGGTGGCGGGCGTGTCCGCCTGCGTGCCCGCCAGGAGCTGACCGCACAGGCACTGCGGGTGAGGCTCCCACCGGCGCACCAGGCCCAGCGGCTCGTCCACGCCGATGTCGACACTGGTGGCCTGCCAGCGCCACGGTGCATCCCCCAGGCAGTCGAGCACCGCGCGTGCCGCCAGGACGGCAGCCTGCTCCACAAGCAGACCCTCCATCGGGGCGGCGGGCAGTAGCAGGGACTGCACGGTCAGCAGCGGCCAGGCGGGGTCCGCATCCGTCTCGTGCAGCGCCAGGCAGGTCGCGCACAGCAAGCGCTCGGGCCCCAGCGCGGGCCCCACACGCACCGACAAGGGACGCACCACCACCGGCAGATGCACCAGCCCGGACTGGGCCACCGCCCGCGCCGAGAGCGGGTGGAGGGTGTAGTCGTCCACGGTCACCGCCAGGGCGGGCGTGACGCCCATGGGCAACCCGCCCACGTCACCGGCCTGTCCGAAGGGCCGCACCGCACCGAGCCCCACCGAGGCCAGCAGCGCCGCCAGACGGGAGGCGATGGGGCCCTGACCACGCACGAGGACGGCACTGCGAGACAGCCGCCGCGCGCGCTCGCGGGCGTCAACGCCGTGCGCCTCCCAGTGCAGCAGGTCCGGGTCCGTGGGGGCGGCGTCGTCGGCCAGGACCCCGTGGCGCGAGAGCTCGGCGTAGAGCTCGCGAGTCCGCGCGGGCCCCACCTGTTTGCGGCGGGCCCGGCGCCTGGCGCTGTGGGCCTGCTCGCCGAGCTGGACCAGCATGGCGGTGTCATCCTCACTGAGCCCAGTGAGCACGGGCGCGCGGCCGGGCTCCGCACCCACCTGGACCTCGCCGTCGGCGCGCCGCAGCACGCTCGCCCCACCTCGCAACCTCACGCTCATGGCGTCTCCTGTGGCCGGGCCCGTCGTCGGGCCATGCACAAGGAGCGTCCCACCCGGGGCCGCTGTCTGCCAGGGCAAGGCGACCGCCTGTGGATAACTCGCGGGGGAGGGGCCGACGGCGTGCCCGCCCCTTGTCTCAGTTGGCGGCCTGGCAGGAGGGCAGCGCGTCGGTCTGCCCGGAGGCGATGGCCTCGACGGCCTCGACCGCCTCGTGCAAGGTGGACACGGCCACCACCGTCATGCCCTCGGGCTCATGGCCGACAACTTCGGAGCAGTTGTCCACCGGGGCCAGGAACCAGGAGGAGCCGGCCTGCGCCGCCCCCGCCATCTTCTGCTGGATCCCGCCAATCGGCCCGATACTGCCGTCCGTCGAGATCGTGCCCGTGCCGGCGATGTCCTGCCCGCCGGTGAGGCTGCCGGGCGTGAGCGCGTCGATGAT from Actinomyces respiraculi carries:
- a CDS encoding DUF6301 family protein, whose product is MKMETLPVETAVEWITAWTNLTWPVSWDTAFAIRDQLGWTPYSEDGMLFTTVLTPPGEKHGGYMTDRDDSEFNGVTFPLATRIVRGMKDKLTAPTTWAAYKSYVTALTKTFGAPRHDRRNVGADNEHRQSTWYLENGSSFSLTAMSGIISVYINSPESTYADLESQRLEEKYGPDWEELIN
- a CDS encoding DUF6301 family protein gives rise to the protein MKMETLPVETAVEWVTAWTDLEWPVSWETAFAVRDQLGWIPYSEDGMLFTTVLTPPGEKHGGYMTDRDDSEFNGVEFPLATRVIKGFKDELTAPTTWAAYESYVTALINIFGEPRTTVNRRGAGNEYRQCEWYLPNSSSFSLGAQSGVIEVSINSPEDTWVDLEYQRMEEKYGPDWEEQFE
- a CDS encoding DUF6301 family protein codes for the protein MKMETLPVETAVEWVTAWTNLTWPVSWETAFAIRDRLGWIAESQDGRFFRTVLTLPGKEGEGVIGARDDHEFDGVVFLLATLVTRDLKDKTTAPTTWAAYESYVTALINIFGEPRTTVNRRGASNEYRQCKWYLSNGSSFSLGAQSGIIEVSINSPEDTWVDLEYQRLEEKYGPNWEEQFE
- a CDS encoding thiamine biosynthesis protein ThiF, which translates into the protein MSVRLRGGASVLRRADGEVQVGAEPGRAPVLTGLSEDDTAMLVQLGEQAHSARRRARRKQVGPARTRELYAELSRHGVLADDAAPTDPDLLHWEAHGVDARERARRLSRSAVLVRGQGPIASRLAALLASVGLGAVRPFGQAGDVGGLPMGVTPALAVTVDDYTLHPLSARAVAQSGLVHLPVVVRPLSVRVGPALGPERLLCATCLALHETDADPAWPLLTVQSLLLPAAPMEGLLVEQAAVLAARAVLDCLGDAPWRWQATSVDIGVDEPLGLVRRWEPHPQCLCGQLLAGTQADTPATCVSEQLKPPSSSSS
- a CDS encoding DUF6301 family protein; protein product: MKMETLPVETAVEWVTAWTDLEWPVSWETTFAIRDRLGWIAESQDGRYFRTVLTPPGKEGEGVIGARDDHEFDGVVFLLATPVIRGMKDETTAPTTWAAYESYVTALTKIFGEPREVRRHSGSNKEDRESTWYLPNDSSFSLGAQSGIIEVSILSPEDTWADLESQRLEEKYGPNWEEQFE
- the nudC gene encoding NAD(+) diphosphatase; translation: MTAALLDRDAARRARPGLLQALAEDPSTRLVVVDARGRVSLDAPGQGADLPQDGLTPTHGRSAGQVLELAPVTAADLDLTGLETYYLGRQESDATSWLAVVVPDETTEPPDAEGAAHPHVDLDSLLARFPLSALRAVGADLSACALSLTTPAVALAAWHASHHYCPACGARTVQAEAGWAQRCTGCGRMSFPRTDPAVIMSVTDEQDRIILVHGSTWEAGRYSTIAGFIEAGESAEAAVVREVAEETGLRVSRVEQVATQPWPFPRSLMLGYRAWLEPGQSAARPDGTEVTDVRVLSRAELAAAVDSGRLVLPGAASIARRLIEDWFGGPLGR
- a CDS encoding protease PrsW, which translates into the protein MASVVLLGVALLVIEGLAEALVPAVSLLAGLGVLVLVARTRTVRLRSLTVLLSVSTVWALLVALFTAGVGRLVGLTTSDDGAPIALAAFIEEPGKLLILLVPALVAPGRMRRLAASDWMLLGYAAGAGFTVAEDFARRISMTAISPWLSLLAELLGTGTSYSLNPLTSGSFQTGVTVPWTGEWGQVMVVGHQVSTMLVASTVGLGMWAWRHAGHRGAGAVTPWWRLVAVGGPAAALAWAVMDHAAYNATVASAGWTQKEGLLLGVVKLVWLAGGMGRGQVVLAVVALGACLVVDAHRRLLAGPLGTLGEGVGVVPELSGLAAPWRAPVRAVVALGVLTWADLTVTAAGYAQPGLTRRARMRAGRRTGRLVMEVRRQAMGVTVPGAEPAARRRWALAALAIAVVVALVCLGVGGALGRVIGPDVIDADDALFFAGLLDSLASWWDSLGLGGQILLTALGVVALMSLGASGALALGAFGVFAWAAEHGHGVADFMRDPRQATIDYLRTVTLGQLLWDVLDFATTFIPGSALGLGARSAARSLEATVALRRNVDDLVELSSLFEQRSVLTAARNDAVDRLRSLLPEGTTMRDFNQRNYKNTLRNLHDAGYRSYDLDRLRQAARTVHQARPRVTRAAEVAGEVGGVQDLTRRGYEIPDAFRPQGLAGKPTGPRRVDMLAVSSDGTSIHVPELKGGTSRLNTGSVPTTFEGDALQGTPAYVRDHLLTDPRVIELFRDNPGIWHGVRSGRIAVTSEVISTPNPFTVLHSHPIDVDLASYPQIIAAIEDKIAALGPP
- a CDS encoding ATP-dependent DNA helicase UvrD2, with amino-acid sequence MKTSSAPTLRSPQELLAALDPDQREVAEHLEGPMCVLAGAGTGKTRAITYRIAHGVATGAYEPTQVLAVTFTARAAGEMRSRLRDLGVSGAQARTFHSAALRQLDYFYPVAVGGRRPELVEHKAGLVATAARRVGLPSDRALVRDLSAEVEWAKVQMLRPEDYSERVRRLRRETPGGLAAEEVARLYEAYESAKTERDVMDFEDVLLSMVGILRSRSDIAAQVRGQYKHFVVDEYQDVSPLQHRLLQLWLGPQRRQLCVVGDVSQTIYSFTGASPAYLTGFTQEFSGARTVRLSRDYRSTPQVVSLANTVLAGRGGRSLPSGAVELVAQRPSGPAVRFDTYDDDEAEAAGVVAHVQRLAAAGVPLSEIAVLYRTTAQSEVLEQALAQAGIGVLVRGGTRFFQRPEVRRAMVLLRGAARTETANLSGDLSVDVRAVLAREGWSEAPPAQRGAVRERWDSLNAIVELGDQLAQVRGAGLAELARELEERAEAQNAPTYDGVTLSTIHAAKGLEWDAVLIIGTSDGLLPISLAEGPEAIEEEKRLLYVAVTRAREHLVLSYARARHAGGRASRRPTRFLASSWPSPEEAKDTRRRQSSSSKASRRQAMEEFLEDNDAGTVALFEALRQWRAGVAKERSHPAYTVFPDVTLQSIAIIKPTTLPQLSAVHGVGAVKLKEYGADILRLVSAHGAAGSGA
- a CDS encoding DUF6301 family protein, with translation MKMETLPVETAVEWITAWTDLEWPVSWQTAFAIRDRLGWIAESEDGRFFRTVLTPPGKEGEGVIGARDDHEFDGVVFLLATPVIRGMKDETTAPTTWAAYESYVTALTKIFGEPREVRRHSGSNKEDRESTWYLPNGSSFSLGAQSGIIEVSILSPEDTWADLESQRLEEKYGPDWEEQFE
- a CDS encoding cysteine desulfurase family protein; translated protein: MPVTYLDHAATTPLHPAVADQLARDLAVLPEAGNPSSQHAAGRRAGALLSEARARLARALGVDTHEVLFTSGGTEADALVVAGRALAARRAGTEHPGLVVSAVEHPAVLDTARRAEEMLGARLTVLGVDAAGRVSAEALSAAVEPGTTALVSVMAANNETGAVEDLAGLVAAVRAHTGTARPGEPGWVAVHADAVAAVGRVAVDVHNWGLDAVSLSGHKLGAPVGTGALVLRREVTLVAPTGGGLQERGTRSGTQDVVGARALALAVELAVAERQEEAVRLEALRSRLLAGATVLEGVHATLPDDAAHLPGTAHLWVEDTDAEALLMALDLAGVEASAGSACHAGVFQPSEVVLAMGLGEEAARAPLRLSMGRTTTVEDIDRFLAVLPGAVDTARRARRGSSRYA